The genomic DNA GGCCAAATCCAGGTACGCTGAATCGTCAGGACTCCCTCTCCTCTGCTCCCCAACCCCTGTCGCATCGTCGCGATTCGGTCCAAGTACGGCGGCGCTCGCCGGAGTTATCGCCCCCTCCATGCCACTCGCTCACCCGCGTTCTATGTTCTTGCAGGGGCACGGGTGCAGTTCGTACCCCCTTTCATTTCCTTCCCGTGCGTTCTCCTCTATCTCTTGCGAATCTTAGCGTTTTCTTCGTGCGGATTTGGATCTTTGGCTGTGCTGACGCCTGTTTCGGTGTTCTGTTTCTTCGTCAGAGCCGCCGGACATCAAGAACTGGTTCTCCAGCTACGAGTATGAATCGCCGGAGGTTCCGGAGTTGGTTGCTGATCCTGCCGTCGAGAACGGCAGCGAGACCCAAGACCCGTTCGAGGTAATTCTTTTCTTGCTGAATTCTTTTAAACTGGTCATGAACGCATTACATCTCTTGCTTCATATCCCCATCTTTCTGCCAATTGACTCAACTAACTGTATGCTCTGGGTTCCATTATAATGTGCCCAGCATCCATTATCCAAACATTCGTTCCGGGATGGCGGTATTGCTTTGAGGGAAAATTGTTTGGGAGAACAATCTTTGCCTGAGGTTTTTGCTGGAAAATATTTGGTTCCGGTTGATAAGAGTGCGACGAAGCCCGCCACCAAAAGGAAGCAAAGCCTGCGGACACTGTTTGGAGAGGGTTTTCTTGATAAGGATGAGGAAGCTGCTGAAACTGAAGGTCAGAGATTGTTGCCTGTGCAGAGAAATGCACTGGAGCCACCGTCAGATTGCGTAGCAAGCTTACCTGATACTAACCAAAGCCAGGAATGGTCAGCTGAGCACAGCAATTTGCTGGTGGATTGTGATGGTATTAGTTCAGTTGATACTCAAGAAAGCACCCCTGCAGATCAGGAGGTTGAGTGCAGTAAACAGTCTGTTGATTATGATGATGCAAGCTTGTCCAATATTGATGTTGGAGAAGGCTTTGCAGAAGATGTCATCCACCAAATTGAACAGCCACTCAATTCCAACGGTGCCAATCTAGTTGCCACTGAGAAAAATAACCAAGATGGTGTGGAGCACACCTTACGTCCTGCTAGTCACAACAATTTCAATTTAGCTGATACTCAAGAGAATTCTCCACTAGAGGGAACTCGACACTGCAAGATTGCATTATGCAGTAAAAGGCCACAAGAAACAGTTGCATCAGATGGTTTTATAGCTGTCAAGAGAAAGGAGAAGCGACCTGAGGAATGCAGAGTGAACGAAATTCCTAGACACCCAAtggggagggagaaggaaaaCGGAAAATTACAAGAGAACAATGGCATTTCGGAGCAGAAGGTTTTGGACCAAGAGCAAACTAGACATCCCTTGGCAGATAGAACTAATTTTTTggaagtagcagcagcagctcccgCACAAGAGGTCAGCAGGAAATGGAAATGCCCTCGCAAAGGCAAGCCCTTTGTTGGTCGTCCACTGAAGCAGCTCCGGTTGGAACAGTGGGTACGCCAAATGAATTGACAGTTCAACACTGGCAGCTTGGTCAGTAGAGTATGCATAATAAACTTGAAGCCCAGAGTTTCTAGTTTGGTATAGATTGGACCAAACTTTCTGCACTTTTTTCAGCTCTACCATCCCGTAGATGTGCATGCCATACAGTAGATCATTTACACCTGTTGCAATTTTAGTGCTGTTCCATTTCGCATGTTTAGCACCAGGGGACTAAGTTTCAGGTCGAACAGGCTTCATATTCTGTGAATTATTGTTTAGAAGATGAATTTCTGTGAATCTGTTGATGCTGCTGAGGAAAAAAACTGATCCTGTAACTATAATGAATTGGTTGTTCATCCACTAACATTTGCATGAGCTATAATTCAGAAGATGAATGAATGCTTCCTTTaaataaggaaaagaaaagaaacagatgACTgacgagtatttttttttgagagagaggaagggatgGTTGGGCCTGTGCATGGGCTATGAGTCGGCCCACATGTCAATGTTAGGCTGAGAAGCCCACCATTCCATCATCCATATATCTCCACGTCCGCCACTTCCTGAGCTCCTGGCTTTCTCCCAGGCTTACTCAAAATATCCCGATCACACGTAAAACCTTCCGGAAGATGAGAAGGCCTTTGATCTTCTGATCTTGGAGATTCGTGCGGCCACCGCTAGCCGCACGATCTCCCTTTTCCTTACGCGCCTCGCCTTCTTCGTGCGCCGCCGCTGGACCGTTCCAAGCTGTTTTAACACAGAGGCTAACTCTCTCTTCGTCTCTCCAAGTAAATGCTTGTTTGTGCTGAGGTCTCCACCTCAGCTCTTTTTTTCTCACTCGTTGTTCTTAAGCTGACTTCtattctttttaatttttctaaagtGTATGTATTGTCTTATTCAACAGGAATGAGCTGTATCTCCTGCTCTCTCTCACCCTTAgcggtcttcttcttcttttgtggtggcatcgtgggttGCTTCGTGGCTGAGAACACGATGGACGCCTTGTTGGTCTCAAAAGGATTCGAGCATAATAGATGGAATGGAAAAAACACTTGCAATCTCTTGAAAACCATTCGTCTCTCTTTACAATGGGGTAGggctcctccttttatagtgatcCGGAGGTCATTTTACGTACCGTAAATGTCCTTCCTCGCgtactacattcctaggatatgccgtaATAAAAGTCTTTGGGATAATGTACACAAATTGAACTCCTCTATGTGGTCACGCATCTCACGCTTCcttgtagtcacgcttctcacgccttcatatagtcacgcttctcacgtcTTTGAGTCCTTAACCTCAGGGCTTCTTCTCTGCGCCAGTTTAAGTCTTCAGCTTCGCACCCTTAGCCTCTTGTCGAAAGAACTTCTTAACCTTGTGCCTTCAATCTCGAGCCGAAGGCAAATGTCCAACCTcgcagctgtggcggaaccacctcggattagcttgattaagcagggttaagccgcctaacatgtgacaccactgcctaaaccgagttaatacgaagtgccgtcggatttcgtccgatttaaccacttaaacaggatcgagttcagcaacccacacgaaggtgaacggttacagagaatacaacaggtccacggattttgaacaagttttactcattttggtcccaccataaaatccaacattagggttttacaagatttcaagaaacaacagagaaaacactagcggaagacttcgtcggggtcggacgtccgggcgaggccagccagaacatcactgaatcctctcctcgccgtccgaggagaggtcccactcgaccgtccagcctggcgggagctggggcggccaagcgccaacaagggaggggtcgggaactgcaacttcacctgaaaaacaggagccacaacaaggctgagctactaagctcaacaagacttaaccggggaggagccaactactcttccaactagacatgcaaggcttcttggctgaggggtttgatttgccaaaagcactaagtaacctgttttcaagttttagctccggttctatatttacttaccagtctaggttgtgcaacctattctaagcaaacatcgagccaatcaagtgtgtagataaaaacaacaacattgccattatcagattcctcatttactcagggtgacatagcgatcaagaaatctcaaactgtgagaggcaggcgaatcgattcgagttctttaaccatgcatggtgaacctagccccacgacatccgcgcacccagaggtcgcttcctgtgtcggccttccccatcaatcacctaacccgtgtcgggcccatttcctttggttcaaggttccacagacccggtctctgccgttctgtgaccacgctttgccaccacgtgcgacaaccagcaggggaaactccgttccaagaacaatggggcgaccgctcacgtctaggttcaatcaggtactaggcttcctcatcccatactaagtatgaggctagtactttcaaacacttgatcacgaacaccaccactgtcgggccttagcaagttttcatagacagacggggcaaccatccgaccaccaaagtgttacccaaccctgccccgtccaccgtccttatagttgtagcagatagtaaacatgcaactcctacaactcgcgagtgacaggagatcactcggcttttaccgtctcctatttaagcaatgcagctactcggtccaacagctagtgctcatatcaagggttactaagtcatgcatctagggtttcacccaactcctaaacgtaaatgcacaacatgctattcggaaggcatgtgcaagtttagcaagaacacgtaggattttcatgcaaccggggcttgcctgcaaacaaggaaggctggaactgctcgacttcgggggcggcttcgacttctgcgggcaggatctcggctacagcttcttcttcgggcgtcgggtgcagctcgtagaagccgtcagcgagatgcagctctacacgaatgcaatgcaagggttagcttaaacgttttgatttgacagcaacactggctctcctgagcccagaaacttgcgacaagagcaggaggtggaggctgtttgagagagctgatgatgatcaacaggtaagggtaggaaggaaactagtggtctgatccttgaactacaggatgtgataactgggatcctcagacgtaggcgctgaagggttcccacgctttacacatacaccctcgagttgaagaaaaagatcacagccaagccctcgggcgaggcggacaagggtcagcgaacagacagggtcggacgagacggaactggggtcgggcggataggaggggtcgggcgaggcggacttagggtcggcactcaccttcttcctgaaaggaaagcttgggggtcgggaagaggcagacttgggcgcggaactaaagctttgagcagggactaaggccggcgatgctccggcggcggtgcttcttgcagatcacaagagagctctacgcagcacaagggagcaagctgcggggtgacttggaggaactgagaaggaactgggagaagaacttctcaagaactgggtgggtggcgctaggagcttgagcagggagctagaggaaactaagggcaacaaaggcggagggaactccggcgacgggggcatcccttttatagctgccggagcagaggaacggaaatgtcgcggagagagagaagggaagcggcgcgaaggccggggagaagcaatggagtgctctgccgtggcggcgattgagcaaaccgggcggtgctgcagaactccgggggtgacgccagcgatcattgcgctactccgtcagggcggcgtaggcgcgggtagaccggtggttgagagttggcggagagcgggcgtcgtggtgcgggagaggtgatagaagcgaccggttaaacggcgctaggatcaagggcgcacaggtgggagaacaagcggacgcggcgcgggggagagcgcggagcaacagattgtcgggcggcttctgacagagcggggaaaggaactgtcgcggccgcggtcggggttggcggtgggggtatcgtcgtgtagcgacgaccgggcggcgcaactgttgctggaagggacggaaaagacgggcgacatcggtctccggggctgggatctggtatcgtgatgatgggcgcggggagcgagggtctgcagaaaggggtgcagagggcttccgctgccattggggaaaagggcgcgggaacccacttggtcgcttgccagagacaaaactgagcggtggcgtcggagaagacgagccacgcggcaggaaagctctgaggcggccatgcaactcgagtgcggctgatgcagggatctggaaaaaggatctcacgggtccaccggggaaaagatcggatgggtgaggaagattagcaggatccgacggagggctgaactcgccagggtcgggaaaggaacgaagcggtaggggtcggatcttaggggtcggaactggcggaagactgagcacttaggtgcggtcaacagaacaaccgactgaggttaagggctgagatcaaacctaactgggaaaggttaggggtcggtcgctaCAGCAGCGTACAGCTCGGTCCTGATCCTGGATAAAAGACAGAGTGAAAAGCTTGGTGCTCAAGATTAGCTTCGAGCACTCGAGGGTAAGTTAATTTGTAACTTAGCCATCAAGTTGATAAGCGCTAGATTCGTAGTCAAAATAAAAAAGAGGTTGTAAGGTTAACGTTGTTCTGAACCTGCGAGGTTAAATGAGTTTTATGCGTTGGTCCTGATTTTTTGAGGTTAGGAGGTTTCTCCTCACGAACGTCGTTTGAGGTTGCTCGATTTTTAAGCGATCCCTAACAAAGAGCAGGGTGGAGAGCGGCGGTAAGCGGACGGTACGGCAGCCGCCGACtatggtggtggaggaggcggtgggggTGGGGAGCTACCCGGGGAAGGAGATAAAGGGGAGGATGGATTCCtgggaaaaaagataaaaggGAAGGATGGACTGGGATTGGACTGGAAGTTCAGATCCCTATCTATCTACTGATGAATAGATAGGGCACGTTTGGACAGACCAACATGTGCCGTGCCGGCCGGCCAAATTTTGGCGGCCGAATCGGCCGCCCAGGAATCGGCCGCGGTGGGCTGCGAAAATGAACTGCGCAGCGGGCAGGCTGGGCGCTGCCTAATCAAGGCCTTAATCCAATTGGCATGCTCGCCCGCAGTCAACGGCCAATATTTGGCCTGGCCGACGCCGGCCTCCACCCAAACGAGCCCCCCGATTCATACCACTGGGGTTCCGTCTCAAGACATGTAATTATTTATCGTTTTCGTTACGTCTCTAAATATCTAAATATATGTCATTTTCGTTTTCCGGGAAATAACTTTaactaaaaatataaaaaatattaatatttatggtTCATAATTAATATCGAATctaatttttttcatatttttttaaagataCTTGCACGTATTTTCTGCAGAGTCAGGCACTAAAACCAACGGCGACAAGATATTTGGGGACCTAGCGTACGGCAGTAGGCGAACAGGGCGACTTGGCACTGATCCGTTTGGCGCACATCCCCCGAGGTGATGTCTGTCTTCACCACGATCCGATTCTCACGAACACCGCACCGACCTCTGCCACACAGGGCACGCGGCGGCTCACCGGCGCTCCGTGATGCCCGCGTGGCCGCCGAGGCTCCCAGCCTGCCACCTCACGGTGCGACGTGCAGCTCCGGCTGCACAACGACCACTGCATGCCCGCCACGGCGCCACCTCGCGTTCCACAAGAGTCAAACACCAACACCTCGTGCCCTTTATATATAGGGCCGCGCCAGCTACCTCGGCTCAGTCCCCAGCATACGACGCACAGTCCCAGCACATCCATTTCGTTTCAGTCCAAGAATCAATTGAGCACGCCAGGAGAAGCTAGCTGCTAGGAGACCAGCAACAACTTGGGCAGGATGCAGCCGGCGAAGGTGAAGGCGAAGGACATGGTGAGCTCGGCGAAGGAGAAGGTGAAGGAAGGGTCGGCCAAGATGCAGGGCAAGAcgggggaggcgacggcggcgacgcacGGCGAGAAGGAGATGGCCAAGGAGGCAGCCCGCGCCAAGAAGGACCAGGCCACCGCCGACATGCACCAGGAGAAGGCCGAGCACCGCGCcgacgccaccaccggccgccacggcACCACGGGCGTGCCCCTCACCGGGCCGCACGGCCACCACGGCGCCACCACCGGTGCGGCCGTCGACCCCGCCTACCCGTCCGCCGGCACCACGTACCCGGCGTCGGGCAACAAGTACCTCTAGATCAGAAGCTGCGTGTCAGGGGATCGATTGTGGTCGCACTAGCGTTTTTTTTGTGTTGTGTAGCGACCGAGTGTGATCGAGCAGCGAGTGCATGTATGCTTTGTGCACGTGCACGCGTGACCTGGAATAATGAGAA from Setaria italica strain Yugu1 chromosome VII, Setaria_italica_v2.0, whole genome shotgun sequence includes the following:
- the LOC101785315 gene encoding uncharacterized protein LOC101785315, which produces MDDSAGEAGGQIQGHGCSSYPLSFPSQPPDIKNWFSSYEYESPEVPELVADPAVENGSETQDPFEHPLSKHSFRDGGIALRENCLGEQSLPEVFAGKYLVPVDKSATKPATKRKQSLRTLFGEGFLDKDEEAAETEGQRLLPVQRNALEPPSDCVASLPDTNQSQEWSAEHSNLLVDCDGISSVDTQESTPADQEVECSKQSVDYDDASLSNIDVGEGFAEDVIHQIEQPLNSNGANLVATEKNNQDGVEHTLRPASHNNFNLADTQENSPLEGTRHCKIALCSKRPQETVASDGFIAVKRKEKRPEECRVNEIPRHPMGREKENGKLQENNGISEQKVLDQEQTRHPLADRTNFLEVAAAAPAQEVSRKWKCPRKGKPFVGRPLKQLRLEQWVRQMN
- the LOC101785716 gene encoding late embryogenesis abundant protein 18 → MQPAKVKAKDMVSSAKEKVKEGSAKMQGKTGEATAATHGEKEMAKEAARAKKDQATADMHQEKAEHRADATTGRHGTTGVPLTGPHGHHGATTGAAVDPAYPSAGTTYPASGNKYL